A segment of the Nasonia vitripennis strain AsymCx chromosome 2, Nvit_psr_1.1, whole genome shotgun sequence genome:
GATCGAATGGGTTATCGACGCTTTTATTGATTCCCCAGTGCGTTATACGCTCATTGTGACTGAGAGACGAGTCGAGAGGTATAAGCGCGAGATGGAAAGAGAGCCATTATAATCCGAAGCGTAAAATCGTATAATACTCGATGGGATGGATATTCGAGATGAAATTTAACGTCGCGACACTTTCACGACCGTATATTTATGCCTCGGGAGCGTAAGTATAATTCCGAGAGAAAAATGGGAATAGGAAGTAAGCGCGACTACAATAAAAGCGTAAGCGGTAACGGAACACACctatgtttgaaaaaaatatttgtacacaTACGCGTCCTATAGGGAATCGTAAATTATCGCAATAAGCCCCGAAACGCCGCGTGAAATTCGGGTCCGAGTTTAATCTATGTATCCACAGGATTTTCCCAAAAATTCCTACGGAGTAGGCGGCCACACAGCGAGAATGTCACCTACGCACCTAATGTTCCCAGCTATGCGTGTCCGGTGCGTGTGAGAATCGGAAGAATAATCTCGGCTCGTGAAGGGATCCACAGGCGACGCTCGTAAAACAAACGACATCGGCATCGCCGACTAGAATCGTAAACAGTTCGGCTGGATACAGttatctcgcgcgagcgagtcgTCGAGCTTTTCATAAATTAGGAAGACACGAGCGACCGGTTCGCACCGCCGCCGCCTGTAAAAATCCTCGAGTCTCTTACACGCCTAACatgtttctctctcgctctttttgtCACTGCTTCGAGAGCTGCGATGTGTAGTGACGCAATATTCCCTGTACGCCGGCGGCCTTTCACGCGGTGCTCGTTTTCGAGAGTACGTAGCGTGCAGTTTTTGCCCGCGAGTGTGTGATGCATTGCTCGGACGTTTTGACATCATCTGCCCTCTCGGCACGCTGTTGTATGCTCGTTTGCATCTGCGAACGGAGATAATTCGTTAACGAGAGAGGGACGGATTTTCAATTAGAATCGACGTGCGCCGCGGCGGTGAAAAACTTATGGGcgttattttctctctcgcgcgctcgcggaaaGCGGGGAAAACAAATTCTTTTCTCACGATGTTTCCAATACaaactattaaaatttctcgGCTCCTTTTTGCCGCAACATACGCGCTGCCTGGCACATTGTTGTCCCGCGGCGTGAGAACAGCTCGTTCTCTTCTATGCTCATTTCTTTAAAGCATCTTTCGAAAACCGCAGAacggtttttgcactttttcGAAAAACAAGCCGCGACACACTTTCACCCGAAAATGTATAATTCAATCACACGAAAGAGCGTTGCATTGTTGCATCAACGTGCTTTAAAGGAAAACGACCTTAGTCAATAAATTCGAAAGCTACAGCAGCCGCCTGCTTCTCGTTTGTTGCAGGAGCAGATGCCGGTGGACGTGACGATTCCGAGCCAGCAAGCGGACCTCTACCGTGGATCGGTGGTGTCCCCCTGCACCGCCTCCGGATGCTGCAGTCTCTCCCCGCAGCCGCTGATCTCGAAGGAACCAGCACTACCACCAGCAGTGGTGCACCCGAGCGGCTTCTACCAAGTTCCTAACCCTCGGCCGACGAGCGCCGATTACTACGCCCGGGCGCCGAGTCTGCCGCCCCCGCCCCCGTTCCCCGAACCACCCCCGAGTCTACCCGCCGTGGTTCCTCCGCCACCCCGATGCGTCCCTTTCGTCCCGGAGCAGAAGCTTCCCGTCGTCCAGAGCAAGAAACCCGAGCTGTCGCTACCGGTCAGTCGACTCTGCGACTCCCTCGAGTCCAAGGACGAAGCGAGGACTCTTCCCGTTAAACCCGAGCCTCGGATCAGGCCGAGCGTCCTGCCCGTGCTAGCACATCAGGAGAAGAGCCTACCGCACGGCTTCGCTCTGGTCAGcgacgacaacaacaacaactcgAGCATCGGTCCCGAGCAGCAGCGGAGCAGAGGGAGCAGCGCAACGGCGCAGACAAACGAGGAGCACAAGTGCGGCCAGTGCTCCAAAACTTTCGTCACCAGGGCCTCGCTCAAGGTAGAGAGATAACACACGCTCGTAcactttcttttttatccCGTCGCTCGCGGGACCGGTTGGAgcttcgagttttttttcgcCTTTTCGCCGGGATATGTAGTTTATTTGGAACTGATGTAATTTTCGGGATTcgctgtgtgcgtgtatatagaCAACCGATTGAATAACACTCGGACGCTCTGTCGTAACGGATCCTTTAACAAAAGTTAACGACCGTCGACACCTCGTCCGACCAGTTTATTCACAATAATCCGCGCGCCGGCCGATCGAAACTACTGGAAAAATCTACGCAGCCGATTTACGAGCGCTAAATGCTTCATAATAACCCGACCTAATCGAGCGAGAACAATGATCATAAAGCGCCCACCTTATGCAAAAAGAAACCGACGCAGCCTTTTCGTTTCATCAGCTCGTAAATCACTCGTTGCGGAATCGGCGCATCCGTAAATTTCGTATacaccgccgccgctgcacttTCCTTATATTACGCGCGATATTTACAGCGGCGCATCGCAGCGCGTGCCGCGAAATCGAAAAACTCAGTCGCTGACCCGCTTTCCTCTCGCGATGCCGAAAAATCGGAAAGCCGGCGCGAAAGCTGATGTCGCATCGGACTGCAGCGACCGCACGAGAAAATAATAGCTgcctttttcttccttcttttatatatatatatatatatatatatatatatatatatatataaatacctCGCCTCCTTTGCGGTGAGAGacgagctctcgcgcgcggcgctgtTATTACCGCGAGCGTTTCCTCTAGGACGCTTTTGCTGCTCGCTTTTTCCAAGCCGGCGCGCAGGCGCAGGGAGGGGAAGTCCGCGCGCAGTTCCGTAATGAAGTTTTTTAGCAATCAGCGGGATAACACGTACTTTGTAACTTTTTGCCGCACATCGCTCTTTGTTGGCCCCGAGATTACTGCGCTCTGTATTACTCTGCGCAGGGCCGATTGCTAGACGGCTAATGAATATCGCTTTCGTCGTCTACTTGCGTCGATGATTCTAGggaagaggagaaagagagtaatTGTACGGCTCTTGCCTCGGCCTCCCTCGAAAACTTCATTAACTTTCCTGTGCATAATCGTGATGATCTCTAATTCGATTAATCCCTcgtgcgggggggggggggactgCGAGGTGTACGCTGGCAACGCCCGTGAAATGCGGTCAGAAATCCGGGGAATTCgaaaaaagcaagaaaaagCGTCGGATATGCTAAGAGCGCGCCGTTACGTAAAGGCCAAAATATAAACACAGACGATCTGATTTTCTTatttgcgagcgcgcgagtgtaACGAGCGAAAAACGAAGCGCACGCGAGAAAGTGAAATGACGGTCACGTTCGCGCGAAGTAAAAGTAGAATATCTCGGCTGCAGCGGATGCACTCACaagaacacacacacgcacacacacacgcacacacgcacagaaGCGCGCATTGAATAACGATCCGCGAACGAGTTTTGCGCCGGCGCGGTCAATTACGAAGCTAGCCGACctcaaaaaacaaaagactATCTATAAACGTGTGTCTCTGCCTCGTTGGATTCCAGGTCCACCTGCGCACCCACTCGGGCGAGAAGCCGTTCCGCTGCCTCGACTGCGGCAAGCAGTTCTCCCAGCTGCGCAACTACAAGTACCACCGCTCGGTGCACGAGGGCACCCGCGAGTTCGCGGCCAGCTGTCCCGAGTGCGGCAAGTACTTCAACGACCGGGGCTACCTCAGCAGCCACATGAAGATCCACCGCAACCGCAAGGAGTACGCCTGCGCCGAGTGCGGCAAGAGCTTCAACCAGCGGGTCGCCTACAACATGCACGTGCGCATACACACGGGCCTGAAGCCCCACCAGTGCGAGCAGTGCGGCAAGGCCTTCTCCAGGAAGATGCTGCTCAAGCAGCACCTCAGAACCCACTCGGGCGAGCGGCCCTACCAGTGCCAGGTCTGTCACAAGGCCTTCGCCGACAGATCCAACATGACCCTGCACACGAGGCTGCACTCGGGCCTGAAGCCCTACCAGTGCACCCTCTGCTCCAAGGCCTTCACCAAGAAGCACCACCTCAAGACGCACCTGAACTACCACACCGGCACCAAGCCCTACTCATGTCCCAACTGCAGCCTGAGATTCTCCCAGAGCAGCAACATGCGCACCCACTACAAGAAGTGCGCGCTGAACAATCCAAACGGCGTCgcggccgccgccgtcgccgccgccgccgccgccgccggagcGACGGACGACAAGCAGCCGGCGAAGCAGTCCCAGCAGCCGGCAGGTTCGGCTGTGCAGCCGCCGGCGTTGACGCCTCCCAACTCCGACCAGGAGTCCAGCAACAATACCGTCCAgcagccacagcagcagcagatcgTCAAGGTCTGATGAGCTGTGGCAGAGATCGATCGAGATTATAGTTTTACCGAcgatgatattttttattgtatattacaacgacgacgacgatgtaCGATACAATGCAGATGTTAATATATTGAATACACATTCCCGCGCCGAGCTCGCCGAGCGACTCGAGAGTGATATACACAAGTCTATTAAATTATACGAAATAAACATTTATGAAAACGTTCGTACACACCTGTGCCTTCTCTACTCTCGATCACTATTCCCGCACACACCGTTACACCAGCCTCTCCCTCTGCGAACAGTATATACGAAAAAggaacattattttataaacacaCAGCGAAAGAATCCAAGCTCGAGCTTTGCAGTGGCGTCCCGTTCTCCAGCAGCACGAGCGAGCACAACGGAAGAGTAGCTAATACCGCCAGGAGAGAGATAAGCCGATTCCGTGCGCGCATTAcccggcgagagagagagagagagagagagagagagagagagagagagagagagagagagagagagagagagagatcggccTTGCGGATGCTACAAGTCAGTAACGCTCGAGCGACCGGCTCGCGTGCAGCGCGCGACGAAGGGCAGCGCGGTATAGATCTATCTCTATGACTTACGCAGGCGGCTCTGACCACACCgctgtgtatacgtatgcaGGTAAAGGGGAGCGTCCGCGATTTATACGAGCCGCGCTCCGGGTTAAGGAGGAAACGCGCCGGGAGAGATATAACGAGCTCTCGAAGAGCAACTTTATAGGCACGTGAGGCCTACAGGTGGTACATATCCGCAAAGCTCTCGTGACCTCGTTGCTGCAGAGCGTGTGTAGCGTATAGCAAGGGCGCCTCCTTCTTATATGGCTATATACCAGCCCGCGTAAATAATGACGGCCGAGTGGTACAGTTAGCTCACGCGCGCGGGAGTCGTGCAGCGCGCACCTTTCCTCGCGCGCAGTAAGTACCACTACCGGACTGATTTTCCAAGCTTTTTACTCCGCAGCAGGGGGTATTTTTACGCGCTCGTCTGCGCAGGTGCCATATACTCGGCTTAATTGGTTTATACGGCTTCCGACTCGGACTTCTTGATTCCGCACCGAGGCAAAAAGTAGCCTCTACGCAGAgcgaaaaaatgtttttcaatcctatagaaGCTAGAATCGCTCACCGCGAGATGACCGACGATCTCGCGAACCCGATACGGAAAGATCGCGCACGCGTCGCCGCAACAGCCTCGAATTAATACTTACGCCGTTCAACGTTTCCACGCGGCGGCAGGCAAAACCTCGAGCGATGCTGATGCAGCGGAGTATCAGATTACGGAAACGATTCTCACCGCGACGAAGGCGTGGATCGATCGGCCGCGATGAACCTGCAGCTGCGCAGCCAGTGGAATATAAAACGGCACCGCGCCCTGGAAAAACAATTACCGCGAATCGTCCCGTATAGCCGAGATTAaattctcttctctctcgctctctgttttctggcctgttttctaaggaaaatgttcaacacctcCGTACCTACCTACTTAtcagcctattttgatttccacgtcgcgctcaggcctgtaaggggtgaggtgactcccctggacatcccgtccttcaagacggagacgctgaaaaactcatttttcatcagtgcttcctacctctggaatagccttccatctcatcttcgcaacacactatccatatcacgcTTTAAACAAACAGCTAAATCATACTTCTTTAAATTGGAAAACACGCAAACATGACGCAAAAATACACACCCATCCATCTCATTTCACCTCATTCCATTTACTCTTCGCACTATCACTTCTTacacaacaatttttttttcttttctttttatttactatatctaaatatgtacaacataatgtacaacaataaaagcatataaatctaaaaaaagctAATCTCTATCGCGCCTGTAGTCCGAGAGAGATACAGGCCTATCTGGCTTTCTTCGGTCCCgtaaagctgctgctgctgctgctgcaacagAGCGTGCTACAGCACCGGAAAACGTGCGTATAAcgcgaggaggaggaagaaaggAGGTACACGCGCAGACCTCGGATCTATGATCTCGGGCTTGACTTTTGTACCCAGCACGTGTTTTCTCGGTACGGGTTCCTTTATTGAGCAATATCACGCGATTACGCGAATGATGTGTGGAGCATAAATCATGAATTCTCTCGTCACATACGTCAACAATTTTCGCGACTCAGTGGGTACCAACCGGCGAGTGATGCATCGCAAATCGATATGGAAATCGGGCTTCGTAACTGTGACATACATTGCGGGATACACAATAGCCCGGGCATGGGTTACCTTATCAGATCCAGGTGTTGAGCTAGAGGCGTTGGTGAGAGAAACGAGGAGAAGAGATGATCTTTTTACGTCGAATCGCTGATCTATTTCGAGTCggagataaaaatatttgactAACCAGACTGCGTCAATTTAGTCAAGCGCCTTATCGTGCTAACAGCGTATGACGGATTTTCCCTGCCTATGAAAGACGTAATGATTTATCATTGAAAGTAGCGATTTCATGAATCCAAAGGAAGCATCGATTGTTCCAATCATCGCTGTGCCAATACCCTAATTCAACTATTGTTGTAAAGCATAAACTCCAGGTTGATTATTTGCGGAAGGCTTGGATTAAAAATTCCATTCACGAATTGTTATCTCTTCCCGATTTTCAATCGGATATATAAGGGCCGGGAAACTTGAGCTAATCAGTCATCGTTTGCTCGAGTCTCATCCAACTCTTGAAATCATGAGAACTATTGGAAAGATTTTCGTTCTCTGCCTCGTGGCATTGGGTAAGctctttatatattttaataattattttgaaaattttgaaaaattttttttcattaaatattgCGAGTTATACTTTTGACAATTTAGTAGTAAGAGATGCCACACGTTTCGTAACACAAACTGTTTTTTGACTCGTAGCTACCGACGCTAAAAAGGTCAGATTATCCGATCTCGCTAAACCAGCGAGTCTTGGCGAGTTCCCTTACCAGGTCGCCATTCATCTCAATGGAAACTTCCACTGCGGAGGAGCTTTAATCAGTAAAACTCACGTGCTGACCGCCGCTCACTGTGTCAAACCTATGACCGATAATCCTTACACCTTAGCCCAAGGAGTAGTGGTTGAAGTTGGGTTGGTCAGACTAGGTTCCGGACAAAGTCATAGCGTCGCAAGAGCAGCTTACCCCGGAGATTATAGCGATTCTCCTTTTGAATCACTATTCATCCCCAACGATATCGGTGTCCTCACTGTAAGAAGAATTAACAACTACCAATTATTACAATAGCATTGAATCTCCAATTTCAGCTTGTAATGTTTCTCATTGCTTTTTTTCAGCTGCAAACCCCGGTCACAGAGTCTGCCAATGTTAAAGTTATCGCTCTGCCTTCAGCCGGAACGGTGGTACCCCCTGGCACCAAAGTCGTCATCTCTGGTTTTGGTTCTAGCCAACCTCGTGGTCCAATTTCGCCAATATTGAAGAAGGATACTTTCAAGGTCATCAGTAAGGAAGAGTGCAACCAATATTACCAATCAAAATTGAGGAGAACTATTACAAGCTCTCATATTTGCGCCAAGAGCGGTCCTGGTTATGGAACTTGCCAGGGTGACAGTGGTGGCCCACTCGTCTACAACAACCAGGTAGTCGGTGTCGTTTCTGGAGGAGACGGTGAATGTAGTACAGGTAGCCCCGACGTTTACACCAATGTTGCGAGCTACTTGGATTTCATCAAAGAGCAGATGGATGCCCCGGTCAGCAGTTCATCTGGACAGGGTCAACAAGTGCTACCTCCGGCTGGAAATCCCTTCCAACCACAGCTTCCAGGAGGATGGGTCATCCCAGGATATCCAGGATTTCCAATTTATAATCCCTACAATCCCTATCAACCACAAATTATTTACCAATAAGAATTGAATTTAgatttgtattatatttttatattgttattcgttgaataaatttgttttttaccTTAAACTATACATCTTTTTAATCTCagcaaaatgtatttttaataccCATGTATAAAAATGAGTGGTTGATAAATCTAGAAAGCACTTGTCTAAGTAAACAAAAAGTAATTTGTTAGTGACAAGCGACAAAACAAATGCGAATGGAAGAAATCAAGCTTCGTCATTGTGGGCGACACAATGGTCTGAGGATAAGCTCTTATCAGATTAAGGTGTTTTGAGTAGTATCGTTGTTCAATGTCAAATtggataaaaatatttgattaaCCAGTCTGGCGTTTATTTAGTCTACATAATACTCCTATACATAATTTGGCTTTGccaatttaatattatttaacgtTTTATAGGTGTTTTATTGGTATCATGGTAAACAACCCACCTCGTAAATTGAAAGAAAACATCTATTATCGCTACTTGGACTTTATAAAAGAATAGATAAGTAGTAAACCAAGAATCAACcacaacttttacaaaaatgttttttgttaaataaattaactttttaagttattaaaaacaaatcagcaaaattgcttgaatttcttgaataaaagaaaatcatcaaaattaatttcaaaattattgataaaaaatatagctGTTTTGTAATCtgtaaaatacattttttttacttaaatc
Coding sequences within it:
- the LOC103317248 gene encoding zinc finger protein 449 isoform X2, producing MRGNYYSMQEVLLAHSKSSNYCEPITVILADIEGPELAALLGFVYTGSATVPRARLEAFLRAAEALRIRLPTAPPELQHHDDVKDVKLGLNPLPYLHCEQYPGSWKQQQQQQRQQVTSTPDRQLDALELRMWAEAAAAAAHHHSRQLPYYQPTEPLPSLVAPMPVVTAQSSWDKRPLTTTTTTTESYPLGEDLSCRENCCKWRMQTRRPVANQVTASPWRQILRPHHSPKVPPIVVQSHSEPVEQMPVDVTIPSQQADLYRGSVVSPCTASGCCSLSPQPLISKEPALPPAVVHPSGFYQVPNPRPTSADYYARAPSLPPPPPFPEPPPSLPAVVPPPPRCVPFVPEQKLPVVQSKKPELSLPVSRLCDSLESKDEARTLPVKPEPRIRPSVLPVLAHQEKSLPHGFALVSDDNNNNSSIGPEQQRSRGSSATAQTNEEHKCGQCSKTFVTRASLKVHLRTHSGEKPFRCLDCGKQFSQLRNYKYHRSVHEGTREFAASCPECGKYFNDRGYLSSHMKIHRNRKEYACAECGKSFNQRVAYNMHVRIHTGLKPHQCEQCGKAFSRKMLLKQHLRTHSGERPYQCQVCHKAFADRSNMTLHTRLHSGLKPYQCTLCSKAFTKKHHLKTHLNYHTGTKPYSCPNCSLRFSQSSNMRTHYKKCALNNPNGVAAAAVAAAAAAAGATDDKQPAKQSQQPAGSAVQPPALTPPNSDQESSNNTVQQPQQQQIVKV
- the LOC103317248 gene encoding zinc finger protein 449 isoform X1 is translated as MMEVIRVSGQAPDIGDFLREAMLSQRFADVALCCPGGQKFLAHRLVLSAASPYLQEVLLAHSKSSNYCEPITVILADIEGPELAALLGFVYTGSATVPRARLEAFLRAAEALRIRLPTAPPELQHHDDVKDVKLGLNPLPYLHCEQYPGSWKQQQQQQRQQVTSTPDRQLDALELRMWAEAAAAAAHHHSRQLPYYQPTEPLPSLVAPMPVVTAQSSWDKRPLTTTTTTTESYPLGEDLSCRENCCKWRMQTRRPVANQVTASPWRQILRPHHSPKVPPIVVQSHSEPVEQMPVDVTIPSQQADLYRGSVVSPCTASGCCSLSPQPLISKEPALPPAVVHPSGFYQVPNPRPTSADYYARAPSLPPPPPFPEPPPSLPAVVPPPPRCVPFVPEQKLPVVQSKKPELSLPVSRLCDSLESKDEARTLPVKPEPRIRPSVLPVLAHQEKSLPHGFALVSDDNNNNSSIGPEQQRSRGSSATAQTNEEHKCGQCSKTFVTRASLKVHLRTHSGEKPFRCLDCGKQFSQLRNYKYHRSVHEGTREFAASCPECGKYFNDRGYLSSHMKIHRNRKEYACAECGKSFNQRVAYNMHVRIHTGLKPHQCEQCGKAFSRKMLLKQHLRTHSGERPYQCQVCHKAFADRSNMTLHTRLHSGLKPYQCTLCSKAFTKKHHLKTHLNYHTGTKPYSCPNCSLRFSQSSNMRTHYKKCALNNPNGVAAAAVAAAAAAAGATDDKQPAKQSQQPAGSAVQPPALTPPNSDQESSNNTVQQPQQQQIVKV
- the LOC103317247 gene encoding mite allergen Eur m 3-like yields the protein MRTIGKIFVLCLVALATDAKKVRLSDLAKPASLGEFPYQVAIHLNGNFHCGGALISKTHVLTAAHCVKPMTDNPYTLAQGVVVEVGLVRLGSGQSHSVARAAYPGDYSDSPFESLFIPNDIGVLTLQTPVTESANVKVIALPSAGTVVPPGTKVVISGFGSSQPRGPISPILKKDTFKVISKEECNQYYQSKLRRTITSSHICAKSGPGYGTCQGDSGGPLVYNNQVVGVVSGGDGECSTGSPDVYTNVASYLDFIKEQMDAPVSSSSGQGQQVLPPAGNPFQPQLPGGWVIPGYPGFPIYNPYNPYQPQIIYQ